Proteins encoded together in one Flavobacteriales bacterium window:
- the dcm gene encoding DNA (cytosine-5-)-methyltransferase — protein MKPLKAVSLFSGCGGFDLGVSKSGVDIIMANDIDHDAAVAYQSIFPNTQFVEKDVRLIKMFPSADILIGCYPCTGFSGAARRRWKHGEDRDLTQNDKNFLFQEFLRAIDAVKPKLIFIENVRGMLSANDGYFLKQQLDGFRSRGFENIEPMILNAADYGVAQTRERVFFVGFHKRVGPVSFAEPKATYGKGTPRVHRALQDVIGDLPEWPDGEFHDGPFHGHYLTRNRKRAWSQPSFTIVADGHHVPLHPGGEPMSFVSKDKWRLNGDFNRRLSWRECLRIQGLPERMNAGETLWDKYRVIGNSVPPRLAQRLSSRAISTLGELL, from the coding sequence ATGAAGCCTTTGAAAGCAGTTTCGCTCTTCTCCGGTTGCGGTGGTTTCGACCTCGGCGTCTCGAAGTCCGGCGTGGACATCATCATGGCCAACGACATCGACCACGATGCCGCCGTGGCCTATCAGTCCATTTTCCCTAACACTCAGTTCGTAGAGAAGGATGTGCGCCTGATCAAGATGTTTCCGAGCGCTGATATCCTGATCGGCTGCTATCCATGCACCGGCTTCAGTGGCGCCGCGAGACGCCGCTGGAAACACGGAGAGGACCGCGACTTGACGCAGAACGACAAGAACTTCCTTTTCCAGGAGTTCCTGCGCGCCATCGATGCCGTGAAGCCCAAGCTCATCTTCATCGAGAATGTGCGCGGCATGCTCAGCGCCAACGACGGTTACTTCCTGAAGCAACAGCTCGATGGCTTCCGGTCAAGGGGTTTTGAGAACATCGAACCGATGATCCTCAACGCCGCTGACTACGGCGTTGCACAAACCCGCGAACGCGTGTTCTTTGTCGGTTTCCACAAGCGCGTTGGACCGGTGTCCTTCGCCGAGCCGAAGGCGACCTACGGTAAGGGCACACCACGAGTACATCGTGCGCTACAGGATGTAATTGGTGACCTTCCCGAATGGCCTGACGGAGAGTTCCACGACGGCCCCTTCCACGGTCACTATCTGACCCGTAACCGCAAGCGGGCTTGGAGTCAGCCAAGCTTCACCATCGTCGCCGATGGGCACCATGTGCCATTGCATCCAGGCGGTGAGCCGATGTCCTTCGTCAGCAAGGACAAGTGGCGGCTAAACGGCGACTTCAACCGACGCCTCTCATGGCGCGAATGTCTTCGCATTCAAGGTCTGCCTGAGCGCATGAACGCTGGAGAAACGCTGTGGGACAAGTACCGAGTCATCGGCAACTCGGTGCCGCCGCGGCTCGCACAGAGGCTGAGTTCAAGAGCGATTTCGACGCTCGGTGAACTCCTCTAG
- a CDS encoding nucleotide-binding protein, which yields MRIFIGSSTEAVKRGTLKKLCGWIKAAGHEPLPWNQTGLFPPGSYTLQRLLQIASDVNGACFVFSEDDKGWYRRSISKHTRDNVILEYGMFTGRQDILRAIIVQEGRPRVASDLHGVTVIRLSNQSSRSEFMAWIKDLNETSKTATTKSGIIYTNKYGMPDANEYWSGLRDEARTRFYILGQSNKSWIERNPTYAAALSCKFIDIIGSNGECGIISASKGEGILNAFIKKQLVPLAKRHFKKEAKKKLLDGFRCGIIPSANYRCIISDSKMALMPSIMTPEFRDESLVLELHRNVHQKEYEYYLSDVKRNMESLHRPDLVIGCF from the coding sequence ATGCGAATATTCATCGGATCGTCCACAGAGGCCGTTAAGCGCGGGACGCTGAAGAAGCTGTGCGGTTGGATAAAGGCGGCTGGTCACGAGCCGTTACCCTGGAATCAAACAGGACTGTTCCCGCCGGGATCATATACCCTGCAACGCCTCCTGCAAATTGCTTCAGATGTAAACGGTGCGTGCTTCGTCTTCTCGGAAGATGACAAGGGCTGGTATCGTCGGAGTATTTCAAAACACACTCGGGACAACGTCATTTTGGAATACGGGATGTTCACTGGCCGCCAAGATATCCTGCGTGCTATCATAGTCCAAGAGGGCAGACCTCGGGTGGCTAGTGACCTTCACGGCGTTACCGTCATTCGTTTGAGCAATCAGTCTTCTCGTTCTGAGTTCATGGCTTGGATTAAGGACCTCAACGAGACAAGTAAGACAGCCACCACCAAGTCGGGGATAATCTACACGAACAAGTACGGCATGCCAGATGCTAATGAGTATTGGTCGGGCCTCCGTGATGAGGCACGCACGCGCTTCTACATTCTTGGTCAATCGAACAAATCATGGATTGAGCGCAACCCAACCTATGCTGCTGCTTTATCCTGCAAGTTCATCGATATCATTGGTTCAAACGGCGAGTGCGGTATCATCTCAGCATCGAAGGGGGAAGGCATTCTGAATGCCTTTATCAAGAAACAGCTGGTGCCGCTGGCAAAGCGACACTTCAAGAAGGAGGCGAAGAAGAAGCTCCTTGATGGGTTTCGCTGCGGTATCATTCCTTCAGCGAATTACCGATGTATCATATCCGACAGCAAGATGGCGCTAATGCCGAGCATCATGACACCTGAATTCAGGGACGAATCGCTTGTCTTGGAGCTTCATCGGAACGTTCATCAAAAAGAGTACGAGTACTACCTAAGCGATGTCAAGCGAAACATGGAATCGCTCCATCGACCCGATCTAGTCATCGGTTGCTTCTGA